From a single Ailuropoda melanoleuca isolate Jingjing chromosome 12, ASM200744v2, whole genome shotgun sequence genomic region:
- the AURKC gene encoding aurora kinase C isoform X1, with amino-acid sequence MNSGGVQAAAAAGHVELSIPPVRRLTIDDFEIGRPLGKGKFGNVYLARLKESHFIVALKVLFKSQIEKEGLEHQLRREIEIQAHLQHPNILRLYNYFHDARRVYLILEYAPRGELYKKLQKSHTLDEQHTATIMEELADALTYCHEKKVIHRDIKPENLLLGFRGEVKIADFGWSVHTPSLRRKTMCGTLDYLPPEMIERRIYDEKVDLWCIGVLCYELLVGNPPFESPSHNETYRRILKVDVRFPSSLPLGAQDLISRLLRYQPSERLPLAQILEHPWVRAHSHRVFPPSVQMAS; translated from the exons ATGAATTCGGGCGGTGTTCAGGCCGCAG CTGCAGCAGGCCACGTGGAGCTCAGCATCCCGCCCGT gCGGCGCCTCACAATTGATGACTTTGAAATCGGGCGTCCTCTGGGAAAGGGAAAATTTGGGAATGTGTACCTGGCTCGGCTCAAGGAAAGCCATTTTATCGTGGCCTTGAAAGTCCTCTTCAAGTCCCAGATAGAAAAGGAAGGACTGGAGCACCAACTGCGCAGGGAAATTGAAATCCAGGCGCATCTACA ACACCCCAATATCCTACGCCTATACAACTATTTCCATGATGCACGCCGCGTGTACCTCATTCTGGAATATGCTCCAAGAGGTGAGCTCTACAAGAAGCTGCAGAAGAGCCACACTTTAGATGAACAGCACACAGCAACG ATAATGGAGGAATTGGCAGATGCTCTGACCTACTGCCACGAGAAAAAGGTGATTCACAGGGATATTAAGCCGGAGAACCTACTGCTGGGGTTCAGGGGTGAGGTGAAGATTGCAGACTTCGGCTGGTCTGTGCACACCCCATCTCTGAG GAGAAAGACAATGTGTGGGACTCTGGACTACTTGCCCCCAGAAATGATTGAAAGGAGAATATACGATGAGAAGGTTGATCTGTGGTGCATTGGAGTGCTGTGCTATGAGCTGCTGGTGGGAAATCCACCCTTTGAGAGCCCTTCCCATAACGAGACCTACAGACGCATCCTCAAG GTAGATGTAAGGTTTCCCTCATCATTACCTTTGGGGGCCCAGGACTTGATCTCCAGGCTTCTCAGATACCAGCCTTCCgagcggctgcctttggcccagATCCTAGAGCATCCCTGGGTCCGGGCCCACTCTCACAGGGTGTTCCCTCCATCTGTTCAGATGGCTTCTTGA
- the AURKC gene encoding aurora kinase C isoform X2, with protein sequence MMHAACTSFWNMLQEIMEELADALTYCHEKKVIHRDIKPENLLLGFRGEVKIADFGWSVHTPSLRRKTMCGTLDYLPPEMIERRIYDEKVDLWCIGVLCYELLVGNPPFESPSHNETYRRILKVDVRFPSSLPLGAQDLISRLLRYQPSERLPLAQILEHPWVRAHSHRVFPPSVQMAS encoded by the exons ATGATGCACGCCGCGTGTACCTCATTCTGGAATATGCTCCAAGAG ATAATGGAGGAATTGGCAGATGCTCTGACCTACTGCCACGAGAAAAAGGTGATTCACAGGGATATTAAGCCGGAGAACCTACTGCTGGGGTTCAGGGGTGAGGTGAAGATTGCAGACTTCGGCTGGTCTGTGCACACCCCATCTCTGAG GAGAAAGACAATGTGTGGGACTCTGGACTACTTGCCCCCAGAAATGATTGAAAGGAGAATATACGATGAGAAGGTTGATCTGTGGTGCATTGGAGTGCTGTGCTATGAGCTGCTGGTGGGAAATCCACCCTTTGAGAGCCCTTCCCATAACGAGACCTACAGACGCATCCTCAAG GTAGATGTAAGGTTTCCCTCATCATTACCTTTGGGGGCCCAGGACTTGATCTCCAGGCTTCTCAGATACCAGCCTTCCgagcggctgcctttggcccagATCCTAGAGCATCCCTGGGTCCGGGCCCACTCTCACAGGGTGTTCCCTCCATCTGTTCAGATGGCTTCTTGA
- the AURKC gene encoding aurora kinase C isoform X3, which translates to MKFTEQIMEELADALTYCHEKKVIHRDIKPENLLLGFRGEVKIADFGWSVHTPSLRRKTMCGTLDYLPPEMIERRIYDEKVDLWCIGVLCYELLVGNPPFESPSHNETYRRILKVDVRFPSSLPLGAQDLISRLLRYQPSERLPLAQILEHPWVRAHSHRVFPPSVQMAS; encoded by the exons ATGAAGTTCACTGAACAA ATAATGGAGGAATTGGCAGATGCTCTGACCTACTGCCACGAGAAAAAGGTGATTCACAGGGATATTAAGCCGGAGAACCTACTGCTGGGGTTCAGGGGTGAGGTGAAGATTGCAGACTTCGGCTGGTCTGTGCACACCCCATCTCTGAG GAGAAAGACAATGTGTGGGACTCTGGACTACTTGCCCCCAGAAATGATTGAAAGGAGAATATACGATGAGAAGGTTGATCTGTGGTGCATTGGAGTGCTGTGCTATGAGCTGCTGGTGGGAAATCCACCCTTTGAGAGCCCTTCCCATAACGAGACCTACAGACGCATCCTCAAG GTAGATGTAAGGTTTCCCTCATCATTACCTTTGGGGGCCCAGGACTTGATCTCCAGGCTTCTCAGATACCAGCCTTCCgagcggctgcctttggcccagATCCTAGAGCATCCCTGGGTCCGGGCCCACTCTCACAGGGTGTTCCCTCCATCTGTTCAGATGGCTTCTTGA